A section of the Paramisgurnus dabryanus chromosome 4, PD_genome_1.1, whole genome shotgun sequence genome encodes:
- the LOC135752349 gene encoding uncharacterized protein yields the protein MDVMCCKSGTDQGLQDEESTDQTSTESLDSVWNAGEQQQILQTKLKMCSVKLEDSGNQMEIKTEPTEEEDHTEEENSHYGYFIPSDVKSESCLDGEITSSTSKEQRTAQTQEKKLHSEEHREKKKKQFHCEHCGKGFVFLSPLKVHMRTHGGEKPFYCTECGKYFGTKGNLRLHQRIHTGEKPYKCPQCDKRFRDAYNVKEHMRLHTNERPHHCSECGKTFRFSGSLKSHLKTHSEEKLYQCSHCDKRFHQKGNMIVHERSHTGEKPYICSHCGKSFSDQSQVRVHQRLHTGEKPYDCNICGKSFNRHSILVSHLRTHTGEKPYKCSQCEKTFTQSSNLRAHERLHTEEKPYVCTQCGKSFSSPSQLSVHHRLHTGEKPHHCTLCGRSFSRHSNLIKHQETHTGEKPFKCFQCEETFTESGHLKAHLRFHT from the exons atggatgtgatgtgctgtaaatcaggAACTGATCAGGGCTTACAGGATGAGGAATCTactgatcaaacctccacagagtctctggattctgtctggaacgctggagaacagcagcagatcctgcagaccaaactcaagatgtgttcagtcaaacTGGAGGACAGTGGGAACCAAATGGAGATAAAAACTGAACCTACGGAAGAGGAAGATCACACAGAGGAAGAAAACAGTCATTATGGTTATTTTATTCCTTCAG atgtgaagagtgAATCATGTTTGGATGGAGAAATAACATCATCAACATCAAAAGAGCAACGGACAGCACAAACTcaagagaagaaacttcattcagaagagcacagagagaagaagaagaagcagtttCATTGTGAGCATTGTGGAAagggttttgtttttttatctcctctaaaaGTTCACATGAGGACACACGGTGGTGAAAAGCCTTTCTACTGCACTGAATGTGGCAAATATTTCGGCACCAAAGGAAATCTTCGGCTTCATCAGAGaattcacacaggagaaaaaccATACAAGTGTCCTCAATGTGATAAGAGATTTAGAGATGCATACAATGTTAAGGAACATATGCGATTACACACCAATGAGAGACCACATCACTGCAGTGAATGTGGAAAAACATTTAGGTTTTCAGGCTCTTTAAAGTCACATCTAAAAACACACAGTGAGGAGAAACTCTATCAgtgttcacactgtgataaaCGTTTCCACCAGAAAGGTAATATGATAGTCCACGAGAGAAGTCACACCGGGGAAAAACCTTACATCTGCTCTCAttgtggaaagagcttctctGATCAATCTCAAGTCAGAGTTCATCAGagacttcacactggagagaaaccttatgaCTGTAATatttgtggaaagagttttaatCGTCACAGCATTTTAGTGTCACACctgagaactcatacaggtgaaaaaccttacaaatgctctcagtgtgagaagacGTTTACTCAGTCAAGTAACTTAAGAGCCCATGAGAGACTTCATACTGaagagaaaccttacgtctgcacTCAGTGTGGGAAGAGCTTTTCTAGTCCATCTCAATTAAGTGTTCATCACAGActtcacaccggagagaaacctcatcactgtacTCTTTGTGGGAGGAGTTTCAGTCGACACTCAAACTTAATAAAGCAtcaagaaactcatacaggtgaaaaacctttcaaatgctttCAGTGTGAGGAAACGTTCACTGAGTCAGGTCACTTAAAAGCCCATCTGAGATTTCATACTTGA